Part of the Paracoccus sp. S3-43 genome, TCATCTCGGTCACGGTGCCGGTCACGGGGATCGTCGCATCCCGCCCCGGTTCGGTCGGCAGGATGAAATCGAAGGCCATCGTCGGATAGGTGTATTCGTACAGCATGTCCTCGGGCGTGCCGGATACGACCATCTCGTTGCCGGGCACCTTGATCGTGCCGGTTACGGTCATCTCGACCGTTTCCGCGGGGGCGGGATCGGCCGGGGCGTCGGTGCCCTCGGGCGCGTCCGGGGCGGGTTCCTGCTGGGCCGGGACGGTGAAGCGGCTGTCCAGCGCCACGTCCCCGTCCACCGTGACGCGGACCTTGGCGTCGCCGGTTTCCTGGAAGGTCATCTTCGGAAATGTGACGGAACTGGCGCCCGTCTCGCCCGCCATGGTGAAGACGGCGTCGGTGACGGTCAGCGTGCCGCCCGCGTCCTCGACATTGCCGCTGACCTGATAGCCATAATCGGCGCTGTATTTCTGAAGGTTTTCCCAGACCTGGGCCGGGGTGACATCTGCCAGGGCGGAACCCGCGCCGAGGGTCAGCGCCAGGAGGGATGTTGCAAGGGGGCGGACCATGCCTGATACCTTTCGGAAAGTCGTTGCTCGTGGGATTTGTCGCACAGTGGCCCGGCAACGCCAAGGGAGCAATCGCGTGATCCGTTTCGTGAACCAGGACGGCCTGGCCGTCGTCACCATCGACCGGCCCGGCAAGGCCAATTCGCTGACCGAACAGATGCTGCGGGATCTGAGGGCGGCCTTCGACCAGGTTGCGGATGCCGGCTGCCGGGCCGTGGTGCTGACCGCGGCGGGCAAGGTCTTTTCCGCCGGGGCCGACCTGGATCAGGCCAAGGCCGGGCTTGCCACCTCGCCCGAATGGGAACGCCTGTCGGGCCGCATCGCCGCCCTGCCCTGCCTGACGGTCGCGGCGCTGAACGGCACGCTGGCGGGCGGCGCCTTCGGCATGGCGCTGGCCTGCGACCTGCGCATCGCCGTGCCCGAGGCGCGGTTCTTCTATCCGGTGATGCGGCTGGGCTTTCTGCCGCAGCCCTCGGATCCGCCGCGCCTTGCGGCCCTGGTGGGGCCTGCGCGGGCCAGGATGATCCTGATGGCGGGCGCGCGGATCGACGCGGCCGAAGCCCTGTCCTGGGGCCTGATCGACCGCATCGCGCCGCCGGACGAACTGATGGACCAAGCCCGCGCGCTGACGGCCGACGCCCTGGCCGCCGCGCCGGATCACGTCGCGGCGATCAAGGCGCTGACGGGTCAGGCATAGGC contains:
- a CDS encoding enoyl-CoA hydratase/isomerase family protein; amino-acid sequence: MIRFVNQDGLAVVTIDRPGKANSLTEQMLRDLRAAFDQVADAGCRAVVLTAAGKVFSAGADLDQAKAGLATSPEWERLSGRIAALPCLTVAALNGTLAGGAFGMALACDLRIAVPEARFFYPVMRLGFLPQPSDPPRLAALVGPARARMILMAGARIDAAEALSWGLIDRIAPPDELMDQARALTADALAAAPDHVAAIKALTGQA